The Pectobacterium sp. A5351 genome contains the following window.
ATGCGTACACTTTGTTAATTCTTTGCAGAAGGGAACTATGCTGCTTTTATGTCGACATTTTATACCGTAATAAGTTGGTTACTGGTTTTTAGCTACTGGTTGCTGATTGCAGGTGTGACATTGCGTATTCTGATGAAACGTCGGGCGGTGCCTTCTGCAATGGCTTGGTTACTGGTGATTTATATTCTGCCACTTGTCGGTATTGTCGCTTATCTTTCGTTTGGCGAGCTCCATCTTGGCAAACGCCGGGCTGAACGCGCCAGCAAAATGTGGCCATCAACGGCAAAATGGCTGCGCGAATTAAAAGAGTATCGCCGTATTTTCGCGACGGAAAACAGCGAAGTTGCCAGCGCGTTATTTCAGCTTTGCGAACGTCGACAGGGCGTTGGCGGCGTCAAAGGTAATCAGTTGCAACTGATTACCACATTTGATGACACCATTAAAGCGCTCTTACGTGATATCGAACTTGCCCGTAGCAACATCGAGATGGTGTTTTATATCTGGCAACCTGGCGGTCTGGTCGAGCAAGTCACCTCTTCGCTTATCGAGGCGGCACGCCGTGGGGTGCATTGCCGCATCCTGCTGGACTCTGCTGGCAGTGTACAATTTTTCCGCCAGCATCACCCCGAGCTAATGCGCACCGCTGGCATAGAACTGGTCGAAGCCCTGAAAGTAAATCTGTTTCGTGCCTTCCTGCGCCGTATGGACTTACGGCAACACCGTAAAATTATCCTGATCGATAACCGCATTGCCTATACCGGCAGCATGAATATGGTCGATCCCCGTCTTTTCAAACAAGATGCCGGCGTCGGGCAGTGGATTGACCTGATGGCGCGCATTGAAGGGCCGGTAGCGACCACGCTGGGGATTATTTACTGCTGCGACTGGGAAATGGAGACGGGCAAGCGCCTGCTTCCGCCGCCGCCGGATGTTAACGTCATGCCGTTCGAACAGGAAAGCGGCCACACCATTCAGGTGATTGCTTCCGGCCCCGGTTACCCAGAGGAGATGATTCATCAGGCGCTGCTCACATCCGTCTATTCAGCACGTAAGCAGTTGATCATGACAACCCCCTACTTCGTGCCCAGCGATGACCTGCTGCACGCCATCTGCACCGCCGCCCAGCGCGGGGTCGATGTGAGTATCATTGTACCGCACAAGAATGACTCCGTACTGGTCGGCTGGGCCAGCCGCGCCTTCTTCACAGAACTGCTGGCCGCTGGCGTAAAGATTTATCAATTCAAGGACGGACTGCTGCACACCAAAAGCGTACTGGTCGACGGACAGCTTAGCCTGGTCGGTACGGTAAATCTTGATATGCGCAGCCTGTGGCTGAATTTTGAAATCACGCTGGTGATTGACGA
Protein-coding sequences here:
- the cls gene encoding cardiolipin synthase, which translates into the protein MSTFYTVISWLLVFSYWLLIAGVTLRILMKRRAVPSAMAWLLVIYILPLVGIVAYLSFGELHLGKRRAERASKMWPSTAKWLRELKEYRRIFATENSEVASALFQLCERRQGVGGVKGNQLQLITTFDDTIKALLRDIELARSNIEMVFYIWQPGGLVEQVTSSLIEAARRGVHCRILLDSAGSVQFFRQHHPELMRTAGIELVEALKVNLFRAFLRRMDLRQHRKIILIDNRIAYTGSMNMVDPRLFKQDAGVGQWIDLMARIEGPVATTLGIIYCCDWEMETGKRLLPPPPDVNVMPFEQESGHTIQVIASGPGYPEEMIHQALLTSVYSARKQLIMTTPYFVPSDDLLHAICTAAQRGVDVSIIVPHKNDSVLVGWASRAFFTELLAAGVKIYQFKDGLLHTKSVLVDGQLSLVGTVNLDMRSLWLNFEITLVIDDAGFGSDLACVQEDYIARSRLLNATQWQNRPYWQRIVERLFYFFSPLL